The DNA segment GAGATGACGAAGACGCCTGCCGCGACGACCTCGCTACGTTGGAGGGTGTTTTCGATCATTGTTGAGACCAGCGATGTATCCGGACTACTCCGGTACCCCACGGAGTCGGACGAACGCATCTATCCTCTCGTTTCGGATATCGACGACGACACTGTATCGGGTTTCCCGATCAATCGGTTCAACGACAACCAGTACACGGCGATCACTCAGTCGCTGCTCCGTCCGTTCAATGACGACGACCCCTGCAGTCGTGCCGTTCCGAACGGTGAAGGTGGACTCGTTGACTGCGGTGAGATCGTGCCACTGCGCTGTCGGATCTGCACCGACGACCGCGGCTCTCTCGCTAGCTACCCCGCGTGGAACCGGCCGCATCGTGTACACTGCGTCGGCCGGTGATGCAACGGTATCGGCGACCGACCCGTCCGTCGTGATAATCCGCTTGGCTCGCGCTTGCTTTGAGCGGGACAGTTCGGGCGGTTCCCATGGTGTGGCCCGCACAACGGGGCTCCGGTTGATATTCGTAATCTCGATATGGTTGACAGTTCCGATATCCGATATCAGAACCTCAGTAGTTCTGCCGCTCGTTTCGACGAGTGCATCGTCTTCAATAGCGAACTCGTATCCGGTATCAGCTGTCGCCGTGGCGGCGATACCAGTCGCGGTTGCGAAGACGGCGATACTCACACTGAGGACGGTGAGCGAGAGGACCAACACCAGACGGGACCGTCTAACCGACTCCATGTCCGTCGTGACCGGACGTTTTCGTATGAAAGTGCTGGTTTTCAGTAAACTGAAACGAATGGAACAATCTCTGAAACGCGTTTCAGATCCGTTTCACTCCCGTTTCCAACGGGGGTTTACAATGGTTTTCGTATAACTTCCTGATGCCGTGATCGGGCCAGCACTCACAGCGAGCACACCGGCCCACAGCATATGCTCGGCCCGCCACTGCGAACTCGGCCCGCCGCTACGGGCCCGGCTTTACTGTACTGTGCTACCGACCGCGCTCGTGCGTCCTGTCCGATCACCCCCAAGACAATGAAACGAAAACTTCCCCGCCAACGAAGTGATGCAGATGCATCGTGACTACCGACTCGCAGCGTACGCGGTTGCGGTATCGGCCCTCCTGCTCACTGCCAGCGGCGCAGCCGTCGTAGCCGATGGGAGTGCCGGAAATGCCCCATCCGAATCGTCCCCCTCTGAGACCGAATCCAATGAAACTACCGGTAGCATCACAGTTACGAATTCGACGGCGTTCGAGGTGACAACGGTTTCCAACGATAGTGGCACGGTCACGTTCGATCAGGGCGACCGGACCTGTGGTGGCGGGTTCCGTATTGACACCCCGAACCGAACTCGGACTGACATACAGGTCCGCGGTGTCACCGTGACACTTGTCGAACAGCACAGCGGCGAGCCGTTCGACGAAATCGGCCGCGAGCAGTTCGCGTCACTGGTCTGGAAGGAAATATCAGGATACGCGGGGCTCGGCGCGTACGATCACATCGAAGTTCAGGTCAACCAGTACTACGAGACGGTCGCCCGGGACGAACCGTTAGACACCGTCGGCATCCACGCCCGTCCCGTGGACAATTGCCTCCCAGCTGTCGAAGGTGAAGTCGCCCTCAACAGTCAGTCGGTAGCTGTCCGTTCGAGCCACTCGGAGCTCGAAGGCCTCAATCTGAACATTACAGATACGATCGGCGCTCTCAACGAAAGCGAACGGGACTCCATCGACCGGCTCATCGAATCGAACGAACGCACCAGCTACGCCATCCAGACGGAGTTCGACGATCCGGACACGCTGGACGCGACCGTCGTCGAAGCAACAGACGACAGCCAGGTCAAACTCGAACTCACACGGCCAGGCGGCGGTCGCACGGTCGTCGTTCGAATCGATCTCGAATCGGAAACCGTCGAGCGTACCTGGACGAGGGTCGCAGTTGAGCGGATTGACGGTACTGATTCGGTGACAGTCGGTAACCACGGTGAGAATGAAACGACATCGTTCGAAGTGAACTACACTGAAGCTGCGTCGTAAAATCCGAACTGGTCTTCCAAGACACTATTGGGTTTCAGCCACATCGAACCGGAGCGGCAATTACATCGGGGCCGAAGCCCCACCTCAGGTACGTAGTCCGAATCGTACGGTCAAGTCCCCGTAACGACGCAGTAGGTCAGGTCGAGCCAGTCCAGTCGTATCGCATGACGAGGTCGTCCTCGTCGATCTTGCTGGCGAGTTTGTCCACGAGTTCGTCCCGTTCGAGGTCGTCAAACTGCTCCAGTTCGTACGGCTTGACCGTCACCGGCGAGGACTCGCCCTCGGCGATGCGCTCCTGCAGCTTGGCGACGCCGTAGATCAGCGCTTCGGGGCGGGGCGGACACCCCGGGACGTGAATGTCAACCGGAATGACTTGCTCCGCACCTTTGATGACGTTGTATCCTTCCTGAAACGGCCCACCGGAAATAGTACACGACCCCATCGAGACGACGAACTTCGGCTCGGGCATCTGGTCGTACACGCGCTTCATCCGCGGCGCGAACTTCGAAACGATGGTCCCCGGGACGATAATCAGATCTGCCTGCCGCGGTGATGCCCGAGGGACTCCGGCAGCAAAGCGGTCGAGGTCGTGTTTCGTAGCGAGAGTGCCCATCATCTCGATGGTACAACAGGCGATGCCGAACTGCAGCACAAACATCGAGGACCCCCGGACCCAGTTCATGAACGCGTCGAATTTGGTCAGGATGAACGGGGACGAACCAAGCACCTCCCGAAGTGTAGAATTAAATCGGGCATCCGTGTTTCTACCACAGCATATCCGTTCATCAGACTGTGCGTCGTCCACATTCCGCCGATCACTGCTCATGAACAGCTACGGATAGATAGTGGGAGCGGATACGCGAACTGTCGTACACACTAGTGTCTTTATGTGGGAGCCGCCACCAGGGCTCGTCCGTGAGATATCTCCGCTTAGAGATCCAGTATGCACCGGAGTATCAGCGTCCGATGCACCGCTTTATGACCGAAAGCGACGCAATCAAACGCGAGTGGCTCGTTACGTGGAAAGTCGGGGTCGAGGACGAGATTGCCTATACGTTGTTTTATATCGTCGGCGATCGCGAACCCTACGAATCGGCGCTTTCTGCGGTCGAAACCATGGAAAGCTACGATATTACACCCGTTCGAGACCAGGCGTTCTACGCGTTCGTCCGTGGCCGGGAGACTGAACAATCACGACAGTTCTACGCGGCGTTCGAACAGCCGACGCTAATGGTGGTCCCACCGGTTGCCTACCGACCGCACGGAGTCGTGTTGTTCGATGTCGTCGGCGAACCCGCCACTCTCGAACAGGTCCGGGATGCACTTCCCGACGGAATCACGGTAAACGTCCAGAAGA comes from the Haloarcula hispanica ATCC 33960 genome and includes:
- a CDS encoding helix-turn-helix domain-containing protein — encoded protein: MHRFMTESDAIKREWLVTWKVGVEDEIAYTLFYIVGDREPYESALSAVETMESYDITPVRDQAFYAFVRGRETEQSRQFYAAFEQPTLMVVPPVAYRPHGVVLFDVVGEPATLEQVRDALPDGITVNVQKIGEYDASPGTFDIGLTSRQREALAAGREVGYYDVPRNGSVKDVAEELGCAPSTASNHLRKAQARLVERVFR
- a CDS encoding NADH-quinone oxidoreductase subunit B — translated: MSSDRRNVDDAQSDERICCGRNTDARFNSTLREVLGSSPFILTKFDAFMNWVRGSSMFVLQFGIACCTIEMMGTLATKHDLDRFAAGVPRASPRQADLIIVPGTIVSKFAPRMKRVYDQMPEPKFVVSMGSCTISGGPFQEGYNVIKGAEQVIPVDIHVPGCPPRPEALIYGVAKLQERIAEGESSPVTVKPYELEQFDDLERDELVDKLASKIDEDDLVMRYDWTGST